A stretch of DNA from Micromonospora sp. WMMD1155:
TGGCCAGGCCGACCGCCCCGAGGGCCCGGTCGACCTCGAAGCGGACCAGCTTGGTCAGCGCCTCCCGGTTGGCCGCACTGGTGCTGACCAGCTCCTCGCCGAGCGCCTGGAGTTGGGCGGCGGTCGCACCACCGGAGCCGACGAGGCGTCGTGCCACGTCCTGGGCCTTCTTCCGGGGCGCCTCCGTGAGGCCCATGGCCAGTTCGAGGTAGGCGCGCCACGCGTCCTGCATGCCTGAGTCCTTCCGCGGGGCGGGGTGTGCAGGTGTCACGCTACCGGGCACCCCGGACCGTGCCGTGCGGTACGGTGCCGAGGACGGCGTGGCGATCGGCGAGGGGGACATGTGGCCAGCGTGGACGAGTGCCGGCAGGCGTTGCAGGAGCTGGCAGCCCGGCTGGACCGCAACGCGGAGACGGTGCGCGAACGGATCGACCTGGACCGGACGCTGGCCTGCCGGATCACCGACCTGGACGCCGCGTTCCACGGCCGCATCACCGGGGGTCGGCTGGTCGAGCTGACCGACGGCGACGACCCCAAAGCCAAGATCGCGTTGAGTACGTCAAGCGACGACCTACTCGCCCTGGTCCGCGGTGACCTGGACGTCACCAACGCGGTGACCACCCGCCGAGTGTCGATCAAGGCGAACCCGTTCGACCTGCTGAAGCTACGCAAACTGCTCTGACGAACGCCGCACGCTGACCCGGTTCGGGCAGCGGTGTGGCCAGGCGATGCGGCCAGCGGTCAGGCGGTGGCGGTCAGGCCGAGGCTCTCCACGGCGTGCGCCGCGTCCGGGCCGATCGGGCGGATCTTCGGCAGCGTCGGCTCCGACGCCGACCAGGCCACCGCGCAGAGCGCCGGCAGGGCGTCCAGCGGCCGACCCGACCCCGCCAACTCCAGCGCACCGTCGTGGTCGGTCACCGACCATCCGACGGCGTCCGCCGGGCCCGGGACCCGCACGACGGCGGCCGGGTCGAAGAGCCCCGCCAGGTCCCTCGCGACGTACGTGGGCCGCCGCCGCGGTTCCGCGGCCAACAGATCCGGTACGCCATGGACGCCGGTGAGCACCAGCAGACTGTCCAGGCCGGCGCGGCGGGCACCCTCGATGTCGGTGTCCAACCGGTCACCCACCACCAGGCTCCGGCCACCACCCGCGCGCCGGGCGGCGGTCTCGAACAGCGCCGACTCAGGCTTCCCGACCACCACGTCGGGGTCCCGCTCCAGCGCCGTGCGCAGCACCGCCACCAGGGAGCCGTTGCCCGGCAGTGGGCCACGCCCGCTGGGCAGCGTCCGGTCGGTGTTGGTGGCGATCCAGAGCGCACCGGCCCGTACCGCGACCGAAGCCTCGGCCAGGTCGGCCCACCCCACCTGCGGGCCGTACCCCTGCACCACCGCTGCCGGATTCTCGTCGGCCTTGCTGACCGGGGTCAGGCCGACCGCGCGCAGCTCCGCGCGCAGGGCCTCCGCACCGACCACCAGCACCGGAGCGCCGGCGGGAAGCCGGTCACGCAGCAACTCGGCCGACGCCGCGGCGGAGGTGA
This window harbors:
- a CDS encoding HAD-IIA family hydrolase, with translation MSADVGERLVDGYTLVVFDLDGVIYLIDRPIPGAVEAVARLHDGNVAVAYATNNASRRSSEVAALLRGMGVPARPEEVLTSAAASAELLRDRLPAGAPVLVVGAEALRAELRAVGLTPVSKADENPAAVVQGYGPQVGWADLAEASVAVRAGALWIATNTDRTLPSGRGPLPGNGSLVAVLRTALERDPDVVVGKPESALFETAARRAGGGRSLVVGDRLDTDIEGARRAGLDSLLVLTGVHGVPDLLAAEPRRRPTYVARDLAGLFDPAAVVRVPGPADAVGWSVTDHDGALELAGSGRPLDALPALCAVAWSASEPTLPKIRPIGPDAAHAVESLGLTATA
- a CDS encoding SCP2 sterol-binding domain-containing protein, which codes for MASVDECRQALQELAARLDRNAETVRERIDLDRTLACRITDLDAAFHGRITGGRLVELTDGDDPKAKIALSTSSDDLLALVRGDLDVTNAVTTRRVSIKANPFDLLKLRKLL